One segment of Pyrococcus sp. ST04 DNA contains the following:
- a CDS encoding DUF432 domain-containing protein translates to MFGRLRLEEEVEVNLGDEKIRVERKDGSFLYVRGEREVEIIGEELNILPAPAKGYGVKLMMIRLDRPVAVSPGKRVEGFLSVPIEVSVRVGDVEIDRFSVGREKYALYGTLESGVIVRYARARLESEAKAVGNVKVLIENSGSSWGLVERIVFPLLNVMYYSREKAFYPLIRVRINKGVDVINTGEPPMKGLEVVGERKEIAFKMRW, encoded by the coding sequence ATGTTCGGAAGGCTCAGGCTCGAGGAAGAAGTTGAGGTCAACCTAGGGGATGAGAAGATAAGGGTGGAGAGAAAAGATGGAAGCTTCCTCTACGTTAGGGGAGAGAGGGAAGTCGAGATTATTGGAGAAGAACTGAACATACTCCCAGCCCCCGCCAAGGGATACGGCGTAAAGCTCATGATGATTAGACTCGACAGACCCGTTGCAGTTTCTCCTGGAAAGAGGGTTGAGGGCTTCTTGAGCGTTCCCATTGAGGTATCGGTGAGGGTTGGGGATGTTGAGATAGACAGATTTTCAGTTGGTAGGGAGAAGTATGCGCTCTACGGAACCCTCGAAAGTGGGGTTATAGTTAGGTATGCGAGGGCAAGGCTCGAGAGCGAGGCAAAGGCAGTTGGAAATGTTAAGGTTCTCATAGAGAACAGTGGGAGCTCGTGGGGCCTGGTGGAGAGGATAGTGTTTCCCCTCCTCAATGTAATGTACTATTCGAGAGAGAAGGCGTTTTATCCCTTAATAAGGGTGAGGATAAACAAGGGTGTTGATGTTATAAACACCGGAGAGCCCCCTATGAAGGGACTTGAAGTCGTTGGGGAGAGGAAGGAGATAGCCTTTAAGATGAGGTGGTAG
- a CDS encoding PQQ-binding-like beta-propeller repeat protein, whose product MKKIVLLMILLLVTPVLAWKGTLCENVKYQKSIEAVAIENSTIYASCSYRMLANSSGMIAVYYLGTTGAFSANGTRLWEIDSGFVTKLSTWKDYLLMGSMGGLLKVNSSGNYTGRFLTKYKLYDFVIDGNYAYLASGDVFINYSRGEVAKVNLNTMEKVWSVNLTEMADRVRVGDIVYVGTGYPSGFAGKLRFGSLYGISKNGKILWKVNLEEWVRDLEVWNGMAVVGTGYNNTGHLYVIDADGNVKLNVTLFYVEDITIDGEKAYVAGYKKVAAVDLKSGKVLWEVPLPYRAKVIKEFNGKLLVGTGEFKTKNETVYSVGTLYVLNKENGKIVNEIPTGYVRSLAVGDGEVVIGTGSNELLVLTKEEIVPRSTCGLGVMLLLTLLALIKKLHEG is encoded by the coding sequence ATGAAAAAGATCGTGTTGTTAATGATACTCCTCCTAGTCACCCCGGTTTTAGCTTGGAAAGGAACGCTATGCGAGAATGTAAAATACCAGAAAAGCATAGAGGCCGTCGCAATCGAAAACTCAACAATCTACGCCTCCTGCTCCTACAGAATGCTAGCGAACTCCTCGGGAATGATAGCGGTTTATTACCTTGGAACAACGGGAGCGTTCTCAGCCAATGGAACAAGGCTTTGGGAAATAGATTCAGGCTTCGTAACCAAGCTCTCGACTTGGAAGGATTATCTTCTGATGGGAAGCATGGGAGGATTACTGAAGGTTAATTCAAGTGGAAACTATACGGGCAGATTTCTCACGAAGTATAAACTATACGATTTCGTCATAGATGGGAACTACGCCTACCTCGCCAGCGGTGATGTTTTCATAAATTACAGCAGAGGAGAAGTTGCAAAGGTTAACCTCAACACGATGGAGAAGGTGTGGTCGGTAAACTTAACGGAAATGGCGGACAGGGTTAGGGTTGGCGATATAGTTTACGTAGGAACAGGTTATCCCTCAGGCTTCGCCGGAAAGTTAAGGTTCGGAAGCCTCTACGGAATATCAAAGAACGGGAAGATCTTATGGAAGGTCAACCTTGAGGAGTGGGTTCGAGATTTGGAGGTCTGGAATGGAATGGCAGTAGTTGGAACTGGCTACAACAACACTGGCCACCTCTACGTTATAGATGCCGATGGCAACGTAAAGCTCAACGTCACCCTCTTCTACGTTGAGGACATAACAATTGACGGGGAAAAAGCATACGTGGCCGGCTATAAGAAGGTGGCCGCCGTTGACCTAAAGAGCGGAAAGGTTCTCTGGGAGGTTCCTCTACCTTACAGGGCGAAGGTAATTAAAGAGTTCAACGGAAAGCTTCTAGTAGGGACTGGAGAGTTCAAGACAAAGAACGAGACTGTTTACAGCGTTGGAACTCTCTACGTTCTAAACAAAGAGAACGGAAAGATAGTTAACGAGATTCCAACGGGCTACGTGAGGAGCTTAGCTGTAGGAGATGGGGAAGTTGTCATAGGAACCGGTAGCAACGAACTTCTGGTTCTAACGAAGGAAGAGATAGTTCCAAGGTCAACATGCGGGCTGGGGGTTATGCTCCTCCTAACTCTCCTCGCCCTCATTAAGAAACTCCATGAGGGTTAG
- a CDS encoding DUF58 domain-containing protein, which translates to MKGAHFFISLFLWFILMALLFGTPAEIALIPLTVLIIAFLIPSPQVVDVRREIKKVRIRIGEEVEVRVKIKFNGIGPVFVRDLVPAPFKVAGSTSKFSFIHPLKREVEIFYRLKPLKRGKFTLKGVEVLSFHFLRVHPMRWSLEGEEVEVLVLPPLQVGRSARLRRILTKGFPVTLYSLTGSITTDFKEIREYSPGDPFKFINWKATARSGKLLVNEFEREGKRSVMIFLDARIEEVGSYVENPLEYAITLAYALAEFHLSIGNNVGLYVVGQEKIVTPSSSSSHRETILKALLGAVKTTDETFEEAFKKAKSVLTRFSPTVIIITNVDEEKARELKNIKYRKAMIVDVSIYGKFEENLRPLINVKKRAIHKEIGIPAILWDVSKEDARKALIRVVRSA; encoded by the coding sequence ATGAAAGGGGCCCATTTCTTTATATCCCTCTTCCTGTGGTTCATACTGATGGCCCTCCTATTTGGAACTCCAGCTGAGATAGCCCTTATTCCTCTCACCGTTTTGATAATAGCCTTTCTCATTCCATCACCTCAAGTTGTTGATGTTAGAAGAGAGATCAAGAAGGTGAGGATTAGAATTGGAGAGGAAGTTGAAGTAAGGGTTAAGATTAAGTTCAATGGAATCGGCCCCGTTTTCGTGAGAGACCTTGTCCCTGCTCCCTTCAAGGTGGCTGGATCAACCTCAAAGTTCTCCTTTATCCACCCTTTAAAGAGAGAAGTTGAGATATTCTATAGGCTTAAGCCCCTAAAGAGGGGAAAGTTCACGCTTAAAGGGGTTGAAGTTCTCTCCTTCCACTTCCTAAGGGTTCATCCAATGAGGTGGAGCCTTGAGGGAGAGGAGGTAGAGGTCTTAGTGTTACCTCCACTACAAGTCGGCAGAAGTGCTAGACTAAGAAGAATACTCACCAAGGGATTCCCCGTCACCCTATACTCGTTGACTGGATCAATAACAACCGACTTCAAGGAGATAAGGGAGTACTCCCCGGGAGACCCATTCAAGTTCATAAATTGGAAGGCCACCGCTAGGAGTGGGAAGCTACTCGTCAATGAGTTCGAGAGAGAGGGTAAGAGGAGTGTGATGATATTCCTAGATGCAAGGATAGAAGAAGTTGGAAGCTACGTTGAGAACCCGCTCGAATATGCAATAACCCTCGCCTATGCACTGGCAGAATTCCACTTATCCATAGGCAACAACGTCGGCCTCTACGTGGTCGGCCAGGAAAAGATTGTGACACCCTCATCCTCCTCCTCACACAGGGAAACTATACTGAAGGCCCTTCTCGGGGCCGTCAAAACCACAGATGAGACATTTGAGGAGGCGTTTAAGAAGGCTAAGAGCGTCCTAACTAGGTTCTCCCCAACGGTTATTATAATAACGAACGTCGACGAGGAAAAAGCTAGAGAGCTTAAAAACATCAAATACAGGAAGGCCATGATAGTTGACGTTTCAATCTATGGAAAGTTTGAAGAGAACCTAAGGCCCTTGATCAACGTTAAGAAAAGGGCTATCCACAAGGAAATCGGCATTCCGGCAATTCTTTGGGATGTTTCCAAGGAGGACGCCAGGAAAGCGCTGATAAGGGTGGTGAGGAGTGCATGA
- a CDS encoding MoxR family ATPase translates to MHEKIKTIIEEIGLAFVGHEDVVKKVLAAALANGNVLFEDNPGLGKTLLAKAFARVLGLEYRRVQFTPDLLPSDIIGTKVWRQEKGIFEVVKGPIFTNVLLADEINRAPPKTQSALLEAMEERQVTIEGETFKLERPFFVLATQNPLEFEGTYPLPEAQLDRFLVRMSIGYPKSEDEEVEILKARLRWRKDDPTVDLNAVISREEFIKMQDEVENNVRIHEDVLRYIVRIVRAIREDERVEAGPSPRGGLALMKLAKANAYIEGRNYVIPDDVKEYAIEALAHRLVLKPEYSLEKGIEVEIVKEALEKVPVPKNLRY, encoded by the coding sequence ATGCATGAAAAGATCAAGACCATAATTGAAGAGATAGGGCTAGCATTCGTTGGTCATGAGGATGTGGTTAAGAAGGTTCTCGCGGCGGCACTAGCCAATGGAAACGTTTTATTTGAGGACAACCCTGGACTCGGCAAAACTCTGCTTGCCAAGGCATTCGCGAGGGTTCTGGGACTAGAGTACAGGAGGGTTCAGTTCACTCCAGATCTTCTACCCTCTGACATCATCGGGACTAAAGTGTGGAGACAGGAAAAGGGAATATTTGAGGTGGTGAAAGGACCGATATTTACAAACGTTCTGCTCGCCGATGAGATAAACAGGGCTCCTCCAAAGACACAATCAGCATTATTGGAGGCCATGGAGGAGAGGCAAGTAACCATAGAGGGGGAAACCTTCAAGCTGGAAAGGCCGTTCTTCGTTCTTGCGACCCAGAATCCACTGGAGTTCGAGGGAACGTATCCCCTCCCAGAGGCTCAGCTTGATAGGTTCTTGGTTAGGATGAGTATAGGCTACCCAAAGAGCGAGGATGAGGAAGTTGAGATACTAAAGGCCAGGCTGAGGTGGAGGAAGGATGATCCCACGGTTGATTTGAATGCGGTAATAAGCAGGGAGGAGTTCATAAAGATGCAAGATGAGGTGGAGAACAATGTTAGGATCCACGAGGATGTCCTTAGGTACATAGTTAGGATAGTGAGGGCAATAAGGGAGGATGAAAGGGTTGAGGCGGGCCCGAGCCCAAGGGGAGGGCTGGCCTTAATGAAGCTGGCCAAGGCTAATGCATACATAGAAGGCAGAAATTACGTAATTCCGGACGACGTGAAGGAGTATGCCATTGAAGCCCTAGCCCACAGGCTGGTGCTGAAGCCCGAGTACTCCCTAGAGAAGGGAATAGAGGTTGAGATTGTTAAGGAGGCACTGGAAAAGGTTCCAGTCCCGAAGAATCTGAGGTATTAA